The genomic DNA TCATTTTTTTACCATTATTGCCACTGAACCCACGTGGTTGAGTTCCGAGGTGACTTGGAACAAAAGGTTTGGAATTTCTTTTTGGATTTCCCATCACTATCCCTCCTCTTTAAAAAGTATCAGCATTTTTAAAGAGAAACATGTAAGGGAATCCTTCCCTTATTCCGCTTTACCAAGTCTCTTTTCCTCAAGCTTTGCTTCAATTTTATCTAAGGCCTCTTGATCGCGTAATAACTGAAGTTTGTTTTCAGCTACTAGCTCCTCAAAAGAGCGTTTTCTTGGTTTTCTCATGTCGTATTCACCATCCTTATCACTATTATAACAGTCATTATGCCCGGTATTGCATGAAATTATTACAACTTTTTGAAAATTTAATAAAGTGCAAGCCTTTGCAAAATAAAATCTGCCTCATAAAGGCAGATTACATGTTTTTGATATGCTCGCGAATAATCTCGGTTGTCATGACACTTAAATGCTTGCTACGTATGATTCCTTCTCCATCGATAAAATAAGTAGTCGGGATCGTGAGAATTTTGTATAGGGTATTTACTTCATCCTTACTGTCTAATAAAACAGGAAATGTAACATTGGCATCGCGTACAAACTTCTTCACATCGTATTGAGGGTCGATATTAACTGCTAATATCTCAACGTTGTCATCAGCTTCATTGTAGTACTTTTGAATATCAGGCATTTCCGCTTTGCATGGAGGACACCAGGTTGCCCAAAAGTTGAGAATCACTTTTTTCCCACGATAATCCGATAACTTTACCGTTTTTCCGTCAAGGGTCTTTAGTTCGAATTCGGGAGCTTTCTCCCCTACCCGTAAACCTGGGAGATTGTCAGGGGCTGCTTCCGCCATCGTATGAGTAAGAGCAATGGTCATTAACGAAAATAGGAAGAGCGTAAATGTTACTTTTTTAAGCATGTTGTCCCTCCATGTTGATTATTGATGTAGAAATATAACAAAAAATGTGTGGATGATCCAATACGAAATGACGAATGTAAGTAGAGTATAAACTGCCGTCCGAAGCGTGAAAGAGATACTCCACTTGTTTTTATGAACCTTTCTAATAAAAAAAATCACAGCTATAAAAGTCCCCAATAAAAGTCCTTTCGAACCGCCTGTAAAATATAGAATTTCTATCGGCCTTTCAAATAGAATGGATGGTCGAAATAGGACGGTGCTAAATTTAAAAATGAGAAACCATAAAAATAAAGCATTGATTATTTCATCGAAAAACATCTTAAAGAAAGCCTTGTTCTCTTTTAAAATAATCTTTACTGTAATGTATGTTGTTATACCCGCTAATAAGAAATATAGCCATTTAAACGGGATAATTAGCGGACCAAAAACCATTGTCTCCATGAGTAACTCCTTGCTTCTTTTTTCTACTATTATACCCTGACTAGTATAAAAAAAGAGAGCTACAGGGCTCTCTTTATGCAATCTAAATAAATAATTTCTTTAATTCCTCACTGTAATTACCTTTAATGACGCCTTTTTCGGTAATAATTGCCGTGATGAGGTCATGTGGTGTTACGTCAAATGCTGGATTAAATACATTCACGCCTTGAGGAGCTGTTTCAATCCCGAATGCTTGAGTGATTTCTTCTGAACCGCGTTCTTCAATCGGAATATCTTCTCCTGTTGGTGTATCTATGTCAATGGTTGGTGTTGGTGCTGCGACATAAAAAGGAATATTGTGAGCTTTTGCTAACAAAGCCACTCCATATGTTCCTATTTTATTAGCGGCATCACCATTTGCTGCGACACGGTCGCAACCAACAATAACTGCTTGTACCATTCCCTTTTTCATGACCATCGCTGCCATATTGTCAGCAATCAAGGTTACATCTACTCCAGCCTGCATTAATTCCCAAGTAGTTAAGCGTGCTCCTTGAAGAAGCGGTCTTGTTTCATCTGCGAAAACTTTAATATCCATCCCTTTTTCCTTAGCTAAGTAGATAGGTGCAAGGGCAGTACCATATTTCGCTGTCGCAATTCCTCCTGCGTTACAATGTGTAAGAACGGTCATTCCATCTTCAAGAAGGGTTAAGGCATGCTCTCCAATCGCACGACATAGTTCTTCGTCTTCATTACGGATTTCATGTGCTTCTTTTATTAAAGATGCTTTGATCTCGCTAATTGGTTGAGTTTGCTGTTGTTTGACAAGCTCGTCCAAACGATTTAATGCCCAGAATAGATTGACTGCTGTTGGTCTAGATGAAGCTAAATAATCTAAATGCTTTTTAAACACTTGATAAAAAGAATCAAAGCTGTCTTCCGGTGCATCTTTTACGGCTAATACCAGTCCGTATGCGGCTGCAATTCCGATCGCCGGTGCTCCTCTTACCTTTAGTTGTTTAATGGCATCCCATGTATCTTCGACGGATTCAATTTCAATAAATTCAGTAATATGTGGAAGTTTCGTTTGATCTAAGATATGCAAACGACCTTGGTCGTCAAAAGTAACGGATTGAATAAAGTTAGTAGTCATCTTTTGCTCCTCATAATGTTGTAATTGGTTGCTATTATATTTTAACAATATTCTGTATTTGAGCAAACATTTTTTATAAAAAAACCGTACAGCCACTAAACGGCTGTACGGTCTTTTGTATTAGTTTTGTAGCTTATCACGAAGAACCATTGGAAGGATTCCACCGTGACGGTAGTAATCAATTTCTACTTCTGAGTCGAAACGAACAAGAACTTCGAATTCTTTCTTGCTTCCGTCTTCAGCAGTAGCCGTAACCTTTAATAGGTCACGTGGTCTTACGTTTTCGTCCACTTGAACGTCAATTGTTTCTTTACCAGTTAGGCCAAGTGTATCAGCGTTTTCTCCATCCTTGAATTGAAGTGGAAGAACACCCATTAATACAAGGTTTGAACGGTGAATACGCTCAAAGCTCTCAGCTAAAACCGTTTTGATTCCAAGAAGGTTTGTACCTTTTGCTGCCCAGTCACGTGAAGAACCCATTCCATAGTCCTTACCTGCTAGAACAATTAGGCCTGTTCCATCTTGCTTATACTTCATACATGCATCATAGATAGATGTTACTTCGCCAGTTGGCCAGTAAGTTGTAAATCCACCTTCTGTACCAGGAGCCACTTGGTTACGGATACGGATGTTTGCGAATGTTCCGCGCATCATTACTTCGTGGTTACCACGACGAGATCCGTAAGAGTTGAAATCACGAATTTCTACTCCGTTTTCAAGTAGGTATTTTCCAGCAGGTGTGTTTTTACCAATAGCACCAGCAGGAGAAATATGGTCAGTTGTAACTGAATCTCCGAACTTCGCTACTACTTTTAATCCAGCTAGAGGTTTTACTTCTTCTGGATCTGGCTTTAAGCCTTCGAAGAACGGTGGGTTTTGGATATATGTTGAAGTATTATCAAACGTATATAAAGAGTCATTGCTAGTTTGGATTTCATTCCAACGAGCGTTATCATCAAATACATTTTCATATTCTCTTCTGAATAGTTCAGGTGTAACGGTTTGCTTTACTACTTCATTTACTTCTGCAGTAGTTGGCCAAATGTCCTTAAAGAATACATCGTTTCCGTTACGATCTTTTCCAATTGCCTCGTTTTGAAGATCGATATCTACTGTACCAGCAAGTGCATAAGCAACAACTAGTGGTGGTGATGCTAAGTAGTTACCTTTTACTAGTGGATGAATACGTCCTTCAAAGTTACGGTTACCAGAAAGAACAGATGTAATTAGCAGGTCATTTTCTGCCACTGCTTTTTCAATTTCATCCTTAAGGGGTCCTGAGTTACCGATACATGTTGTACATCCGTACCCTACTAGATTGAAGCCTAATTGATCAAGATAAGGAAGTAAGCCAGAATCTGAAAGATAACCTGTTACAACCTTTGATCCAGGTGCTAAAGATGTTTTAACGAATTTAGGTACTTCCATACCAAGTTCAACAGCTTTTTTCGCCACTAAGCCAGCCCCTACTAATACGTATGGGTTAGAAGTATTTGTACAGCTTGTTATCGCAGCGATTGCTACAGCGCCCGTCTTCATTACAGTCGTATCGCCATTGTCAAAAGTAACGGTAACTTCTTTGTCTTTTTCAGACTCTGTTAAACCGAAACCTTGGTTGCCTTGAGGAGCAGTAATCGCTTCATTGAATTCTTTTTTCATTTGAGATAGTGGAATTAAGTCTTGTGGACGCTTTGGACCAGAAAGGTTCGCTTCAATGTCAGCAAGATTAATTTCAACCACATCTGTATAAACAGGATTTAATTCTGGATCGAAGAATAAACCGTTTGCTTGGCAATATGTTTCAACAAGCTTGATTTGCTCTTCAGAACGTCCAGTTAAACGCATATATTCTAGTGCTTCTCCATCAACTGGGAAGAAACCACAAGTTGCGCCGTACTCAGGAGCCATATTAGCAACCGTTGCACGGTCAGCTAATGGTAGTGACACCACACCTGGTCCAAAGAATTCAACGAACTTGTTAACTACGCCTTGCTTACGAAGAACTTGTGTTACTTTTAAGGCAAGGTCTGTAGCTGTTGCACCGTTTGGAAGTTCTCCAATTAATTTAACTCCAACTACTTCAGGAACTGGGAAGTATGAAGGTTGACCAAGCATTCCTGCTTCTGCTTCAATACCACCTACACCCCATCCAAGAACACCAATACCGTTGATCATCGTCGTGTGTGAATCTGTTCCTACTAATGTGTCTGGGAACGCTTCAACTTCACCATCGGCATTTTCGTTTGTTAAAACTACTCCTGCTAAAAACTCAAGGTTTACTTGGTGAACGATACCTGTAGCAGGTGGAACTGCACGGTAGTTATCAAATGCTTTTTGAGCCCAGCTAAGGAACTGATAACGCTCAGTGTTTCGTTCAAATTCAAGATCCATATTTGCTTGAAGTGCATCAGCTGTTCCGTATTTATCAACCTGTACAGAGTGGTCAATTACTAGGTCAACTGGTTTTTCAGGGTTAATCTTGTTTGGATCTCCACCTAAATCAGCCATTGCTTTTCTTAATGAAGCTAAGTCAACAACTGCTGGTACTCCAGTGAAATCTTGAAGAATAACACGTGAAGGCTTGAAAGGTACATCTACTTCTTTCACTTCACTTGTTCCCCATTTTGCTAAGTTTTCAACATGCTCTTTTGTAATAACACGGCCATCATACTGACGAAGTACTGACTCTAGCAATACTTTAATAGAATATGGCAGGTTAGAAACTTTCCCAATTCCTGCTTCTTCTAAAGCTCCTAAATGATAGTAGTGATAGCGCTTCCCGTCGATTTCAAAGGACTTACGGGATTGGAATACATCTTGATTAGACATATGAATTACCCCCATTACAATGTTCATATACCAATAGATTGATAGTAGAAAAGTGAATAAAATGAATTTTCTTCAGACTTTTCTTTCAATATTATCTTAATACAACCTTTTACATAAGTAAATAACAAGAAAGTTATTGTTTTTGATAAGTTGTGCTTATGTTATTTTCTATTGCCTTGTTTAGTATCATTGAAATCATGAGTAAATGTTTGTGGTACTTATGATTCGAACTAAAGAGGCTTGAGGTAAAGCTATGGTGGAAAAATACTGTCCTTATTTTTACTCTAGGAGTTTTGAAAGCTTTATCGGTATGATCCATATCATTTTGGTGAAAATATCAGTGGAGGTGATAGAAATGGCAAAAAGAAAGGCAAACCATGTAATCCCAACCACGAACGCGGCTAGCGCTCAAGGAGCTGGCGCAGGTTATAATGAGGAGTTTTCAAACGAACCGTTAACGGAAATGCAAAAGCAAAATAATAAAAAGAGAAAGAAAAATCAATAGAAGAAAAAAGCTGACTCGATTATCTCGGGTCAGCTTATCTATTTTACTCCGTCATATTTACTTCTGAAACCATTGATTGTAAATCTTGCTGAAATCTTTCCAGCTGCGCTCTTTGGGTTTCAGATGCCACCTCGAGTGCATTTTCTATTTGTGCATATGCTTCGTTAACCTCTTTTTTCAAGTGCTTTAACTGATGACCATAACTAGCACTGTCTTGTACAATATCGTTATACAGCTCCTGCGCTTCATTTACGCCTTGCTGTGCAGCTAAAAATGCATGTTGTTTATCCTCTTTGTAAGGCATGTAAGCCTCTCCTTTCTTTTTTGCTTGAGGTTAAATTGTGCAGGTAACGATAAAAATATTCGGTATAAAAAATCTTGCGCATTCCATCCTATCAATAGGAGGGATGAAAATGAACAAAAATGACGGAAAAGACATGCGTAAAAATGCACCAAAAGGTCACAATAACGGTAGCCAACCTGAGCC from Robertmurraya sp. FSL R5-0851 includes the following:
- a CDS encoding acid-soluble spore protein N, whose translation is MGNPKRNSKPFVPSHLGTQPRGFSGNNGKKMNDTSGKHAQVIQTKGE
- a CDS encoding FbpB family small basic protein, which codes for MRKPRKRSFEELVAENKLQLLRDQEALDKIEAKLEEKRLGKAE
- a CDS encoding redoxin domain-containing protein, whose amino-acid sequence is MLKKVTFTLFLFSLMTIALTHTMAEAAPDNLPGLRVGEKAPEFELKTLDGKTVKLSDYRGKKVILNFWATWCPPCKAEMPDIQKYYNEADDNVEILAVNIDPQYDVKKFVRDANVTFPVLLDSKDEVNTLYKILTIPTTYFIDGEGIIRSKHLSVMTTEIIREHIKNM
- the mtnA gene encoding S-methyl-5-thioribose-1-phosphate isomerase, encoding MTTNFIQSVTFDDQGRLHILDQTKLPHITEFIEIESVEDTWDAIKQLKVRGAPAIGIAAAYGLVLAVKDAPEDSFDSFYQVFKKHLDYLASSRPTAVNLFWALNRLDELVKQQQTQPISEIKASLIKEAHEIRNEDEELCRAIGEHALTLLEDGMTVLTHCNAGGIATAKYGTALAPIYLAKEKGMDIKVFADETRPLLQGARLTTWELMQAGVDVTLIADNMAAMVMKKGMVQAVIVGCDRVAANGDAANKIGTYGVALLAKAHNIPFYVAAPTPTIDIDTPTGEDIPIEERGSEEITQAFGIETAPQGVNVFNPAFDVTPHDLITAIITEKGVIKGNYSEELKKLFI
- the acnA gene encoding aconitate hydratase AcnA, coding for MSNQDVFQSRKSFEIDGKRYHYYHLGALEEAGIGKVSNLPYSIKVLLESVLRQYDGRVITKEHVENLAKWGTSEVKEVDVPFKPSRVILQDFTGVPAVVDLASLRKAMADLGGDPNKINPEKPVDLVIDHSVQVDKYGTADALQANMDLEFERNTERYQFLSWAQKAFDNYRAVPPATGIVHQVNLEFLAGVVLTNENADGEVEAFPDTLVGTDSHTTMINGIGVLGWGVGGIEAEAGMLGQPSYFPVPEVVGVKLIGELPNGATATDLALKVTQVLRKQGVVNKFVEFFGPGVVSLPLADRATVANMAPEYGATCGFFPVDGEALEYMRLTGRSEEQIKLVETYCQANGLFFDPELNPVYTDVVEINLADIEANLSGPKRPQDLIPLSQMKKEFNEAITAPQGNQGFGLTESEKDKEVTVTFDNGDTTVMKTGAVAIAAITSCTNTSNPYVLVGAGLVAKKAVELGMEVPKFVKTSLAPGSKVVTGYLSDSGLLPYLDQLGFNLVGYGCTTCIGNSGPLKDEIEKAVAENDLLITSVLSGNRNFEGRIHPLVKGNYLASPPLVVAYALAGTVDIDLQNEAIGKDRNGNDVFFKDIWPTTAEVNEVVKQTVTPELFRREYENVFDDNARWNEIQTSNDSLYTFDNTSTYIQNPPFFEGLKPDPEEVKPLAGLKVVAKFGDSVTTDHISPAGAIGKNTPAGKYLLENGVEIRDFNSYGSRRGNHEVMMRGTFANIRIRNQVAPGTEGGFTTYWPTGEVTSIYDACMKYKQDGTGLIVLAGKDYGMGSSRDWAAKGTNLLGIKTVLAESFERIHRSNLVLMGVLPLQFKDGENADTLGLTGKETIDVQVDENVRPRDLLKVTATAEDGSKKEFEVLVRFDSEVEIDYYRHGGILPMVLRDKLQN
- the sspO gene encoding small acid-soluble spore protein O, which codes for MAKRKANHVIPTTNAASAQGAGAGYNEEFSNEPLTEMQKQNNKKRKKNQ
- a CDS encoding small acid-soluble spore protein P, which translates into the protein MNKNDGKDMRKNAPKGHNNGSQPEPLRGSKKVKNRNHTRQKHNSGHDM